The Halorientalis sp. IM1011 genome window below encodes:
- the dpsA gene encoding DNA starvation/stationary phase protection protein DpsA, which produces MSTEKTVRKEFGEVEANELRLEQEKAEQIVEALNDDLADTYVLYHQLRKHHWNVEGAEFRDLHIFLGDAAENAEAAADEIAERLQAIGGTPVASMPNLSERAGVPHEDGDVYPIRTSLKNDLEIYGDIIENLREHIELATELGDHATAEILREILVETEDDAHHLDHYLEDDTLVFDTSAE; this is translated from the coding sequence ATGAGCACCGAGAAAACCGTTCGGAAGGAGTTCGGAGAAGTCGAAGCGAACGAACTTCGACTCGAACAGGAGAAGGCCGAACAGATCGTCGAGGCGCTGAACGACGACCTCGCCGACACGTACGTCCTCTACCACCAGCTTCGGAAACACCACTGGAACGTCGAGGGTGCGGAGTTCCGCGACCTCCACATCTTCCTCGGCGACGCCGCCGAGAACGCCGAAGCGGCGGCCGACGAGATCGCAGAGCGCCTGCAGGCCATCGGCGGGACGCCCGTGGCGAGCATGCCCAACCTCTCCGAGCGGGCCGGCGTCCCCCACGAGGACGGTGACGTGTACCCGATCCGCACGTCGCTGAAGAACGATCTGGAGATCTACGGCGACATCATCGAGAACCTCCGGGAACACATCGAACTCGCGACGGAACTCGGCGACCACGCGACCGCCGAGATCCTCCGGGAAATCCTCGTCGAGACCGAGGACGACGCCCACCACCTCGACCACTACCTCGAAGACGACACGCTCGTGTTCGACACCAGCGCCGAATAG
- a CDS encoding protein sorting system archaetidylserine decarboxylase: MCARFARGSWRYAAPPAVVGLFLLPFSLVWATVAFLTGGAALGFHRDPDRSPPTDGLLAPADGKVSVVREEDHRLRVGIFMNLTDVHVNRAPLTGTVEEVVHSPGKHWPAFTKESDRNEKVRIEFEEYTVVLIAGAVARRIHPYVEPGETVARGQRIGHISFSSRVDVLMPEDVRRDDLRVSKGETVTAGETRLVDR, translated from the coding sequence ATGTGCGCTCGCTTCGCCCGCGGTTCCTGGCGGTACGCGGCCCCGCCCGCGGTCGTCGGGCTCTTTCTGCTACCGTTCTCGCTCGTCTGGGCCACCGTCGCCTTCCTCACCGGCGGCGCGGCGCTTGGCTTCCACCGTGATCCGGATCGGTCCCCCCCGACGGACGGTCTTCTCGCCCCGGCAGACGGGAAGGTTTCGGTCGTCCGCGAGGAGGATCACCGGCTTCGCGTGGGGATCTTCATGAACCTGACCGACGTACACGTCAACCGCGCGCCACTGACCGGCACCGTCGAGGAGGTGGTCCATTCGCCGGGGAAACACTGGCCCGCCTTCACCAAGGAATCGGACCGTAACGAAAAGGTCCGGATCGAGTTCGAGGAGTACACCGTCGTGTTGATCGCCGGCGCGGTCGCACGGCGGATCCACCCCTACGTCGAACCGGGCGAGACGGTCGCGCGAGGCCAGCGCATCGGCCACATCTCCTTCTCCAGTCGGGTGGACGTACTCATGCCCGAGGACGTGCGCCGCGATGATCTCCGTGTCTCGAAGGGGGAGACCGTGACCGCCGGCGAGACGCGGCTCGTAGATCGGTGA
- a CDS encoding HTH domain-containing protein, with product MTHITRAELFLRESVAAGARTEQARVQGRLQSLSAAGVIAALSVRRWPHRVTVGDADARREFALYREFEAWADAHGVRLAPAFERHDCHNSFTDSHYTTVVLPVTCLALYDDEDLIAVYPHSSEAGIRTVLDGVSMLEAESGLATERTRPWNQPRAANQAPPNR from the coding sequence ATGACCCACATTACGCGAGCGGAACTGTTTCTCCGCGAATCGGTTGCGGCCGGGGCCCGGACAGAACAGGCCCGGGTTCAGGGTCGTCTCCAGTCGCTGTCCGCCGCGGGCGTCATCGCGGCTCTGTCGGTCCGACGGTGGCCCCACCGGGTGACGGTCGGCGATGCAGATGCACGCCGCGAGTTCGCCCTCTACCGGGAGTTCGAGGCCTGGGCCGACGCCCACGGTGTCCGCCTCGCGCCCGCCTTCGAACGCCACGACTGCCACAACAGTTTCACCGACAGCCACTACACGACGGTCGTCCTCCCCGTAACGTGCCTGGCGCTGTACGACGACGAGGACCTGATCGCGGTCTACCCCCACTCTTCGGAGGCCGGGATCAGAACGGTCCTCGACGGCGTCTCCATGCTGGAAGCCGAGAGCGGGCTGGCAACCGAGCGGACACGTCCATGGAATCAGCCGCGAGCGGCGAATCAGGCTCCCCCAAACCGCTAG
- a CDS encoding ABC transporter substrate-binding protein → MGRNTQPRRTVLKTGAAMAAGGMLAGCTGFGGGEDGETDPYTVSIEPMGEVEFDGVPETWVANNGGWADMGVALGVQPPEGVYLTSRYHTQYYDEIPDVSVDKSSMTTLWGGELGQEQFLSLGEDADVFVMDPNFIISRSDNWDQEAIDEVKSTGTPFFGNSIFSRAYDFHEDYRYYTLYEAFEKLSQVFQRQDRYEEFASLHEEFQSEVDGVVPAESERPSVAIVWPQPVDEPEQFSPYLIGEGTSFKQWRDLGVEDAFANTDVKDFHENRGRIDYETLLKVDPDVLLLRGNEAKTAAEFQDTVVSFMENHDTASQLTAVENGDVYRGGTLYQGPITNMVLTERAAQQLYGVDRELFDRQAVSDVVNGNF, encoded by the coding sequence ATGGGGCGCAACACGCAACCGAGGCGGACAGTGTTGAAGACGGGTGCAGCCATGGCTGCGGGCGGGATGCTCGCGGGGTGCACCGGGTTCGGCGGCGGAGAAGACGGCGAGACCGATCCGTACACGGTCTCGATCGAACCGATGGGTGAAGTCGAGTTCGACGGCGTCCCCGAGACCTGGGTCGCCAACAACGGGGGGTGGGCGGACATGGGCGTCGCGCTCGGCGTCCAGCCCCCGGAGGGGGTGTACCTGACCTCGCGGTACCACACGCAGTACTACGACGAGATTCCGGACGTGAGCGTCGACAAGAGCAGTATGACCACACTCTGGGGCGGCGAACTCGGACAGGAGCAGTTCCTGTCGCTCGGCGAGGACGCCGACGTGTTCGTCATGGACCCGAACTTCATCATCAGTCGGAGCGACAACTGGGACCAGGAGGCGATCGACGAGGTGAAATCGACCGGCACCCCCTTCTTCGGGAACAGCATCTTCTCGCGGGCGTACGATTTCCACGAGGACTACCGGTACTACACGCTTTACGAGGCCTTCGAGAAGCTCTCGCAGGTGTTCCAGCGCCAGGACCGCTACGAGGAGTTCGCGTCCCTCCACGAGGAGTTCCAGTCCGAGGTCGACGGCGTCGTCCCGGCCGAGAGCGAGCGGCCGTCGGTCGCCATCGTGTGGCCCCAGCCGGTGGACGAGCCCGAGCAGTTCTCCCCGTACCTGATCGGCGAGGGGACGAGCTTCAAGCAGTGGCGCGACCTCGGGGTCGAGGACGCGTTCGCCAACACCGACGTCAAGGACTTCCACGAGAACCGCGGCCGCATCGACTACGAGACCCTGCTGAAGGTCGACCCCGACGTGCTCTTGCTCCGCGGGAACGAGGCCAAGACGGCCGCTGAGTTCCAGGACACGGTGGTCTCGTTCATGGAGAACCACGACACGGCGAGTCAGCTGACGGCGGTCGAGAACGGCGACGTCTACCGCGGTGGCACGCTCTACCAGGGCCCGATCACGAACATGGTGCTGACCGAACGCGCCGCACAGCAACTCTACGGCGTGGATCGCGAGCTGTTCGACCGCCAGGCCGTGAGCGACGTCGTCAACGGAAACTTCTGA
- a CDS encoding HTH domain-containing protein has protein sequence MSGNGSSTGTRVELFARSSLPEVAARRRDDVAGRLERLAREGHVDDVTIDTWEKKVPLSEGDSHERYERFSEWAENTGVSLDPFFDTRSCYSMETGERGRWLVRPALCLAVYRDGDLDAVYPHSTTDGSRSVLDCLRAIEAGSGRVTDTLESDGTEWRDPVEVSD, from the coding sequence ATGTCCGGTAACGGGAGCTCCACCGGGACACGGGTGGAACTGTTCGCTCGGTCCTCGCTGCCCGAGGTCGCAGCGCGGCGACGCGACGACGTGGCGGGCCGACTGGAACGACTGGCGAGGGAGGGCCACGTCGACGACGTGACGATCGATACCTGGGAGAAGAAAGTGCCGCTGTCAGAGGGGGACAGCCACGAGCGATACGAGCGGTTCAGCGAGTGGGCCGAAAACACCGGCGTCTCGCTCGACCCCTTCTTCGACACCCGGTCGTGTTACTCCATGGAGACCGGCGAACGAGGCAGGTGGCTGGTCCGCCCCGCCCTCTGTCTCGCCGTCTACCGCGACGGTGACCTCGACGCCGTCTATCCCCACTCGACCACCGACGGCTCCCGGTCCGTCCTCGACTGTCTGCGCGCCATCGAGGCAGGGTCTGGCCGAGTCACCGACACGCTGGAATCCGACGGGACCGAATGGCGGGACCCCGTCGAAGTCTCGGACTGA
- a CDS encoding 3-ketoacyl-CoA thiolase — MDREVAIIGGSMTKFGQRDAWIRELLAEAGEACLDDAGVEPDAVDHVYVSNMASGEFEGQTGIMNALAHDLGLMPAYSQRVDQTSSSGGAGMYAAWQSIKSGASDMTLLVGGEKMTHKGTGGATDIIASITHPAEYKHGVTLPSFAGMTARHYLERFDAPRDSLAKVAVKNHENGTRNPKAQFQKEITEEDALESPIIADPLRLYDFCPITDGSSALMFCPVEVAEEYADEYVVVSGIGGATDTHVVHERDDPTTMGGVVESGAEAYEMAGIGPEDLDVAELHDMFTILEFLQMEGLDIAEKGEAWKMVEEGRTEIDAELPINTSGGLKSKGHPLGASGVAQGYEIYEQLVGEAGDRQVDAETGLACNVGGFGNCVITTIMEAR, encoded by the coding sequence ATGGACAGGGAGGTTGCCATCATCGGCGGGTCGATGACCAAGTTCGGCCAGCGAGACGCCTGGATACGCGAGTTGCTGGCGGAGGCTGGTGAGGCGTGTCTGGACGACGCTGGCGTCGAACCCGACGCCGTCGACCACGTTTACGTGTCGAACATGGCGAGCGGGGAGTTCGAGGGACAGACGGGGATCATGAACGCGCTGGCCCACGACCTGGGCCTCATGCCGGCCTATAGCCAGCGCGTCGACCAGACGAGTTCCAGCGGCGGGGCCGGAATGTACGCCGCCTGGCAGTCGATCAAGTCCGGAGCCAGCGATATGACCCTGCTCGTCGGTGGGGAGAAGATGACCCACAAGGGCACCGGCGGCGCGACGGACATCATCGCCTCCATCACCCACCCCGCCGAGTACAAACACGGCGTCACCCTCCCGTCCTTCGCCGGGATGACGGCGCGACACTATCTCGAACGGTTCGACGCACCACGGGACAGTCTCGCCAAAGTCGCCGTCAAGAACCACGAGAACGGCACCCGCAACCCGAAGGCCCAGTTCCAGAAGGAGATAACGGAAGAAGATGCGCTGGAGAGCCCGATCATCGCCGATCCGCTCCGGCTGTACGACTTCTGTCCGATCACGGACGGGAGTTCGGCGCTCATGTTCTGCCCCGTCGAGGTGGCCGAGGAGTACGCCGACGAGTACGTCGTGGTGTCGGGCATCGGCGGCGCGACGGACACCCACGTCGTCCACGAGCGCGACGATCCGACGACGATGGGCGGCGTCGTGGAGTCGGGCGCAGAGGCCTACGAGATGGCCGGAATCGGACCCGAGGACCTCGACGTGGCCGAACTGCACGACATGTTCACGATTCTCGAGTTCCTCCAGATGGAGGGGCTGGACATCGCCGAGAAGGGCGAGGCCTGGAAGATGGTCGAGGAGGGTCGCACCGAGATCGACGCCGAACTGCCGATCAACACCTCCGGCGGGCTGAAGTCGAAGGGCCACCCGCTGGGGGCCAGCGGTGTCGCACAGGGCTACGAGATCTACGAGCAACTGGTCGGTGAGGCCGGCGACCGGCAGGTCGACGCCGAGACGGGGCTGGCCTGCAACGTCGGCGGCTTCGGGAACTGCGTCATCACCACGATCATGGAGGCACGATAA
- a CDS encoding Zn-ribbon domain-containing OB-fold protein: MSMDAIRCPNGHVKYPTHPRCPECGEKPAETIDLSERTGEVVTWTKSTATPPGVREPNVLAFVEFEVDGTSVRALGQVADNADVETGDEVEPVYVEELREPGVGLKPADADQEWGGYRFELSQ, encoded by the coding sequence ATGTCGATGGACGCCATCCGCTGTCCGAACGGTCACGTGAAGTACCCCACGCACCCACGCTGTCCGGAGTGTGGCGAGAAACCCGCCGAAACTATCGACCTGAGCGAGCGCACGGGAGAGGTCGTCACGTGGACGAAGAGCACGGCAACGCCGCCCGGCGTTCGCGAGCCGAACGTGCTCGCGTTCGTCGAGTTCGAGGTGGACGGCACGTCGGTGCGGGCCCTCGGGCAGGTCGCGGACAACGCCGACGTGGAGACCGGCGACGAGGTCGAACCGGTCTACGTCGAGGAGTTGCGCGAACCCGGTGTCGGACTCAAGCCGGCGGATGCGGATCAGGAGTGGGGCGGGTACCGATTCGAACTCTCCCAGTGA
- a CDS encoding acyl-CoA carboxylase subunit beta yields MSQQEEEASDQTEQSPVEELRERRREAELGGGEARIERQHEKGKMTARERVDYLLDDDTFREVDPFVEHRAQSFGMDEKTFPGDAVVTGYGEVNGRKLFVFAHDFTVLGGSVGEVVADKICKVMDKAIENGVPVVGLNDSGGARIQEGVDSLVGFAKIFNRNTEASGLIPQISAIMGPCAGGATYSPALTDFTFMVEDTSHMFITGPDVIETVTGEQVSKAELGGAKTHTTKSGVAHFAARSEEEALDDIRKLLSYLPQNNMADPPRVQPWDDPTRECDELVDIVPEEPRKPYDMNEVIEGIVDEDSFFEVHDGFARNVVTGFARLDGRVVGVVANQPRVSAGTLDIDASEKAARFVRFCDSFNVPITTLVDVPGFMPGTDQEHDGIIRRGAKLIYAYAEATVPLMSVVVRKAYGGAYIVMSSKFLGSDVNYAWPGAEMAVLGPRGAVNILYRKELAAADDPDARRQELMDEFREEFAHPYGPAKRGYLDDVIEPQNTRKRLIDDLELLERKREDTPPKDHGNIPL; encoded by the coding sequence ATGAGCCAACAGGAGGAAGAAGCGTCCGACCAGACCGAACAGTCCCCGGTCGAGGAACTCCGCGAGCGCCGCCGCGAAGCCGAACTCGGCGGCGGGGAGGCACGCATCGAGCGCCAGCACGAGAAGGGAAAGATGACCGCGCGCGAGCGGGTCGACTACCTGCTCGACGACGACACCTTCCGCGAGGTCGACCCGTTCGTCGAACACCGCGCCCAGTCGTTCGGGATGGACGAGAAGACGTTCCCCGGCGACGCCGTGGTCACCGGCTACGGCGAGGTAAACGGCCGGAAACTCTTCGTCTTCGCCCACGACTTCACGGTGCTCGGCGGCTCGGTCGGCGAGGTCGTCGCCGACAAGATCTGCAAGGTGATGGACAAGGCCATCGAGAACGGCGTTCCCGTCGTCGGCCTGAACGACTCCGGCGGCGCGCGCATCCAGGAGGGCGTCGACTCGCTCGTGGGTTTCGCGAAGATCTTCAATCGCAACACGGAGGCCTCAGGCCTGATCCCGCAGATCTCGGCGATCATGGGGCCCTGTGCCGGCGGCGCGACCTACTCGCCCGCCCTGACCGACTTCACGTTCATGGTCGAGGACACCAGCCACATGTTCATCACCGGCCCGGACGTGATCGAGACGGTCACTGGCGAGCAGGTCTCGAAGGCCGAACTCGGCGGCGCGAAGACTCACACCACCAAGTCGGGCGTCGCCCACTTCGCGGCGCGGTCGGAGGAGGAAGCGCTGGACGATATCCGCAAACTCCTCTCGTACCTGCCCCAGAACAACATGGCCGACCCGCCGCGGGTCCAGCCGTGGGACGATCCGACCAGGGAGTGCGACGAACTCGTCGACATCGTCCCCGAGGAACCGCGCAAACCCTACGACATGAACGAGGTGATCGAGGGAATCGTCGACGAGGATTCCTTCTTCGAGGTCCACGACGGGTTCGCGCGCAACGTGGTCACGGGGTTCGCCCGACTCGACGGCCGCGTCGTCGGCGTCGTCGCCAACCAGCCCCGCGTCTCGGCCGGGACGCTCGACATCGACGCCTCCGAGAAGGCCGCCCGCTTCGTCCGCTTCTGTGACTCGTTCAACGTCCCCATCACGACGCTGGTGGACGTGCCCGGGTTCATGCCCGGTACCGATCAGGAACACGACGGGATCATCCGCCGAGGTGCGAAACTGATCTACGCCTACGCCGAGGCGACCGTCCCGCTCATGTCGGTGGTCGTCCGGAAGGCCTACGGCGGGGCCTACATCGTCATGTCATCGAAGTTCCTCGGGAGCGACGTGAACTACGCCTGGCCCGGCGCGGAGATGGCGGTGCTGGGCCCGCGTGGCGCAGTCAACATCCTCTACCGGAAGGAACTCGCCGCGGCCGACGACCCGGATGCCAGACGCCAGGAACTGATGGACGAGTTCCGCGAGGAGTTCGCCCACCCATACGGTCCGGCCAAGCGGGGCTACCTCGACGACGTGATCGAGCCACAGAACACGCGCAAACGGCTGATCGACGACCTCGAACTGCTCGAACGCAAGCGCGAAGACACGCCGCCCAAAGACCACGGGAACATCCCGCTATGA
- a CDS encoding ABC transporter ATP-binding protein produces the protein MGANADTGSVERSRETRTAGRETAEADSHLFAEDLIVGYAGTDEPVVTCDRIDLPRGEITALVGPNGSGKSTLLKSLSKHLEPSDGSVVLDGESIHTYEQKELARELGFLSQEHNSPESISVEELIYHGRYPHRGFFEGVSEADREAVERAIDLTGIDHLRDDHVGSLSGGQKQLVWIAMVLAQETDVLLLDEPTTFLDLHHQLQVLEVVRSLNEREDVTVGVVLHDIEQAARFADYVVALEDGDVYDWGPPREVITEELLADVFNVDAAVTTDADVRISPKKPL, from the coding sequence GTGGGCGCTAACGCCGACACCGGTTCGGTGGAGCGGTCGCGGGAGACACGGACGGCCGGCCGCGAAACCGCCGAGGCGGACAGTCACCTGTTCGCGGAAGACCTGATCGTCGGGTACGCGGGGACCGACGAACCGGTCGTGACCTGCGACCGGATCGACCTTCCACGTGGGGAGATCACGGCGCTGGTCGGCCCGAACGGCAGCGGGAAGAGTACGCTCCTGAAGTCGCTCTCGAAACACCTCGAACCGTCGGACGGATCGGTCGTGCTCGACGGCGAGTCGATCCACACCTACGAGCAGAAGGAACTCGCCCGGGAACTGGGCTTTCTCTCACAGGAACACAACTCGCCCGAGAGCATCAGCGTCGAGGAACTGATCTACCACGGCCGGTACCCACATCGTGGCTTCTTCGAGGGTGTTTCGGAGGCGGACCGGGAGGCCGTCGAGCGAGCGATCGACCTGACCGGGATCGACCACCTGCGCGACGACCACGTCGGGAGCCTCAGTGGCGGACAGAAGCAACTGGTCTGGATCGCGATGGTCCTCGCACAGGAGACAGACGTGCTCCTGCTCGACGAACCGACGACGTTCCTCGATCTGCACCACCAGCTACAGGTCCTCGAAGTGGTGCGGTCACTGAACGAGCGAGAGGACGTGACCGTCGGCGTCGTCCTCCACGACATCGAACAGGCCGCTCGCTTCGCGGATTACGTGGTCGCCCTCGAAGACGGCGACGTCTACGACTGGGGGCCGCCCCGCGAGGTGATCACCGAGGAACTGCTCGCCGACGTGTTCAACGTCGACGCCGCCGTCACGACCGACGCGGACGTCCGAATCAGCCCGAAAAAACCGCTCTGA
- a CDS encoding iron ABC transporter permease, translated as METSQQVSSSAGTRERDGWLTRSLVVFCLSCLAVTVVAGLIQVRYGSYPMTWSETITAVFDRDVWRDPAVWNAFLFDGDLPQLDPRSLVVWTIRMPRVVVAILAGAALAVSGAIFQAVTRNELASPFVLGVSSGAGFAVLATLVVFSSLTPFLPFVAALGGATAFLIVYAIAWKGGTSPLRLVLAGVIVNMVFHSLQRGLYFFADDIGTVQTAMAWVTGSLTGVGWEQVRIALVPTVISIALALIAARQLNVLLLGETTARSLGMRVERVRLILSGVGILAASAAIAVAGVVGFFGLVIPHIVRNVVGTDYRQLMVGCLFAGPALMVAADVGARLALQPAQIPVGVVTGLLGGPYFLYLMRKQDSMGEL; from the coding sequence ATGGAAACCTCCCAGCAGGTATCGTCGTCCGCCGGAACGCGAGAGCGGGACGGCTGGCTGACGCGGTCGCTCGTCGTCTTCTGTCTGTCCTGTCTCGCCGTGACCGTCGTCGCGGGCCTGATCCAGGTACGCTACGGTTCCTACCCGATGACGTGGTCCGAGACGATCACTGCAGTGTTCGATCGAGACGTGTGGCGCGATCCGGCGGTCTGGAACGCCTTTCTGTTCGACGGTGACCTCCCCCAGCTCGATCCCCGGAGTCTGGTGGTCTGGACCATTCGGATGCCTCGGGTGGTCGTCGCAATCCTCGCGGGCGCGGCGCTGGCCGTCTCGGGGGCCATCTTCCAGGCCGTGACGCGGAACGAACTCGCCAGTCCGTTCGTGCTGGGCGTGAGTTCCGGCGCGGGCTTCGCCGTCCTCGCGACACTCGTCGTCTTCAGCAGTCTCACGCCCTTCCTCCCCTTCGTGGCCGCGCTCGGCGGTGCGACGGCCTTCCTGATCGTCTACGCCATCGCCTGGAAGGGAGGCACGAGCCCGCTCAGACTCGTGCTGGCGGGAGTCATCGTGAACATGGTCTTTCACTCGCTCCAGCGGGGGCTATACTTCTTCGCGGACGACATCGGCACCGTCCAGACCGCCATGGCGTGGGTAACCGGCTCGCTCACCGGTGTCGGGTGGGAGCAGGTCCGGATCGCGCTGGTCCCGACCGTGATCTCGATCGCACTGGCGCTGATCGCTGCCCGACAGTTGAACGTCCTGTTGCTCGGGGAGACGACGGCGCGGTCGCTGGGAATGCGCGTCGAGCGCGTCCGGCTCATCCTGTCCGGGGTGGGCATCCTCGCCGCCAGCGCCGCCATCGCGGTGGCCGGCGTCGTCGGATTCTTCGGCCTCGTCATCCCCCACATCGTCCGCAACGTCGTCGGCACCGACTACCGGCAGTTGATGGTCGGCTGTCTGTTCGCCGGGCCGGCCCTGATGGTCGCGGCCGACGTGGGCGCGCGCCTGGCTCTCCAGCCGGCACAGATCCCCGTCGGCGTCGTCACTGGCCTGCTCGGTGGCCCCTACTTCCTCTATCTGATGCGGAAACAGGACTCGATGGGCGAACTCTGA
- a CDS encoding aldehyde dehydrogenase family protein, translated as MRSAGPSEYAIEADWNALLVDGEWTEGDETIPVEDPSTRETVAEVPAGTEADVDAAYEAAAAAQNDWAETPPARREGVLTDLVQAIESHRDELIELLAAEVGGSRIMGETSIQITLDHAREAATYPRRLEGQHKGSNISGKENVVERGPAGVVTVISPWNFPLNLSMRAIGPAVATGNTVVCKPATNSPITGGLVFAKLFEEIGLPDGVVNVVTGKGSEIGDRVAGHPESDAVTFTGSTPVGRGVAATAAENLATPVMELGGNNPHIVTADADLDRAVDAGVFGSFVHQGQVCISINRHVVHEAVYDEYVDRLVDRAEDLPTGSAHDPDTIVGPIIDESQRDQMLEYVAETVDAGATLETGGETVPLDGVDDSLVVEPTVLSGVDNDMPAACFEHFGPIAPVIAVADVDEAVAVANDTEYGLSGSVHADDEGTGKAIARRMNTGHVHVGDQPINDEAHVPFSGQRASGMGGFNSDLILEEITETKWISVQHESREYPF; from the coding sequence ATGCGCTCCGCTGGGCCGTCGGAGTACGCCATCGAGGCCGACTGGAACGCCCTCCTCGTCGACGGCGAGTGGACCGAAGGCGACGAGACGATTCCCGTCGAGGACCCGTCCACTCGTGAAACGGTCGCGGAGGTCCCGGCAGGGACCGAAGCCGACGTGGACGCGGCCTACGAGGCGGCGGCCGCGGCACAGAACGACTGGGCAGAGACACCGCCGGCGAGGCGGGAAGGCGTCCTCACCGATCTCGTCCAGGCCATCGAATCCCACCGCGACGAACTAATCGAATTGCTCGCTGCCGAAGTTGGCGGCAGCCGGATCATGGGTGAGACGTCGATTCAGATCACCCTCGACCACGCCCGCGAGGCGGCGACGTACCCGCGCCGGCTGGAGGGCCAGCACAAGGGCTCGAACATCTCGGGGAAGGAGAACGTCGTGGAGCGCGGCCCGGCCGGGGTCGTCACGGTCATCTCGCCGTGGAACTTCCCGCTGAACCTCTCGATGCGTGCCATCGGGCCGGCGGTCGCGACCGGGAACACCGTGGTCTGTAAACCCGCGACGAACTCCCCGATCACCGGCGGACTGGTCTTCGCCAAACTGTTCGAGGAGATCGGACTCCCGGACGGAGTGGTCAACGTCGTCACCGGAAAGGGGTCGGAGATCGGCGACCGCGTCGCTGGCCACCCCGAGAGCGACGCGGTGACGTTCACAGGGTCGACGCCGGTCGGCCGCGGGGTGGCCGCGACGGCCGCCGAGAACCTCGCCACGCCCGTGATGGAACTGGGTGGGAACAACCCGCACATCGTCACGGCCGACGCCGACCTCGACCGCGCGGTCGACGCCGGGGTCTTCGGCTCGTTCGTCCACCAGGGTCAGGTCTGCATCTCGATCAACCGCCACGTCGTCCACGAGGCCGTCTACGACGAGTACGTCGACCGCCTCGTCGACCGGGCAGAGGATCTCCCGACCGGCAGCGCCCACGATCCGGACACCATCGTCGGCCCGATAATCGACGAGTCCCAGCGCGATCAGATGCTCGAATACGTCGCGGAGACCGTCGATGCAGGTGCGACGCTGGAAACGGGCGGCGAGACGGTCCCGCTGGATGGCGTCGACGACTCGCTCGTGGTCGAACCCACAGTACTAAGCGGCGTGGACAACGACATGCCGGCGGCCTGTTTCGAGCATTTCGGCCCGATCGCGCCGGTGATCGCGGTCGCGGACGTCGACGAGGCGGTCGCGGTCGCCAACGACACCGAGTACGGCCTCTCCGGATCGGTCCACGCCGACGACGAGGGGACGGGGAAGGCCATCGCCCGGCGCATGAACACTGGTCACGTCCACGTCGGCGATCAGCCGATCAACGACGAGGCACACGTCCCCTTCAGCGGCCAGCGGGCCTCCGGGATGGGTGGATTCAACAGCGACCTGATCCTCGAGGAGATCACCGAGACGAAGTGGATCTCAGTTCAGCACGAATCTCGCGAGTACCCGTTCTGA